One genomic region from Spirochaeta lutea encodes:
- a CDS encoding PilZ domain-containing protein has protein sequence MAQEIKRIEKEFIFKNLVDNEAPVSIHAKGKRYHGRFLGFVNQKITLELDKDECNGTPKEVTLFFRFRGTAMTATSGVHSCTGKSLQVYLPSNVYRDLSRSFERVQPEGDIQVSLVLEGERFQLDFPASETYYEPDMPTLDNRFDPARIAQLLQGFREKVASFASENKIIMFRERKPETAMERLVAAGGKVLLLPFEDIQAVNPGPKGNLQHLLISEDDIYRLFKDMGEDPMTEVSGLEEYVKKRKAQRVWHELYCPVLYHEYVVGYILLIRTDVQTSSFSRNVIDFVVQFSRLLSYSLQKNGYFKAVPVKAEFKKSELVDISGSGMLFSFPLDGPSLRLFMDLELVIHAGKKRIPCSGRIMRLYRDSGRVYVGVQFLDMKSTDHGFLLSYIYGSDYDGKIEVAEPRED, from the coding sequence GTGGCACAGGAAATTAAACGTATAGAAAAAGAATTTATCTTTAAAAATCTGGTTGATAATGAGGCTCCTGTTTCTATACATGCCAAGGGGAAGCGATACCACGGCCGGTTTCTTGGCTTTGTTAACCAGAAAATCACCCTTGAGTTGGATAAGGATGAATGCAACGGCACCCCCAAGGAGGTAACTCTCTTCTTCCGATTCCGCGGGACAGCCATGACAGCCACATCCGGGGTGCATTCATGTACGGGAAAAAGCCTTCAAGTATATCTTCCTTCGAACGTATATCGGGATCTCAGCCGCTCATTTGAGCGGGTTCAGCCTGAGGGTGATATCCAGGTTTCCTTGGTTCTGGAGGGAGAACGCTTCCAATTAGACTTTCCCGCCAGCGAGACCTACTATGAGCCGGATATGCCTACCCTGGATAACCGCTTTGATCCGGCTCGTATTGCCCAGTTGCTGCAGGGATTCCGCGAGAAGGTGGCCAGCTTTGCTTCGGAGAATAAGATCATTATGTTCCGGGAGCGTAAACCCGAGACCGCCATGGAACGGCTGGTTGCTGCCGGGGGAAAGGTTCTCCTTCTGCCCTTTGAGGATATTCAGGCAGTGAACCCCGGGCCCAAGGGGAATCTTCAGCACCTGCTTATCTCTGAGGATGACATCTACCGCTTGTTCAAGGACATGGGAGAGGATCCCATGACGGAGGTTTCCGGCCTGGAGGAGTATGTCAAAAAGCGGAAGGCTCAACGGGTATGGCATGAATTGTATTGTCCGGTGTTATACCACGAGTATGTGGTGGGGTATATCCTCCTCATTCGTACCGATGTTCAGACCAGCAGCTTTTCGCGAAACGTCATTGATTTTGTGGTCCAGTTTTCGCGCCTGCTCTCCTACAGCCTACAGAAGAACGGTTATTTCAAGGCAGTACCGGTAAAGGCCGAGTTTAAAAAAAGCGAGTTGGTCGATATCAGTGGATCGGGTATGCTGTTCTCCTTTCCCTTGGATGGACCGTCTCTCCGGCTTTTCATGGACCTGGAACTTGTAATCCATGCGGGAAAGAAGAGGATACCCTGCAGCGGCCGGATTATGCGCCTGTATCGGGATTCGGGCCGGGTCTACGTGGGGGTACAATTCCTGGACATGAAATCTACCGATCATGGTTTCCTCCTCTCTTATATATACGGAAGCGACTATGATGGAAAAATAGAGGTGGCTGAGCCGCGGGAAGATTAA